From one Carassius auratus strain Wakin unplaced genomic scaffold, ASM336829v1 scaf_tig00014789, whole genome shotgun sequence genomic stretch:
- the LOC113074461 gene encoding CD48 antigen-like: MHSDAAFICLWILITNGVFDVKTDEVKSVSVTEGDSVSLNTDVKVQRDDQILWMFGPKESRIAEIIKIDQINFIFVSDDERFRGRLQMDNQTGSLTIRNIRSEHTGLYKLTVIISGETSLKSFSVTVYAPLPSPIITSNSSNCSSSSKRSSVSNCSLLCSVVNVSAVTLSWYKGNSLLSSISVSDLSISLSLPLEVEYQENNIYSCVINNPITNQTTHLNITQLCHSCAGTITYD, encoded by the exons ATGCATTCAGATGCTGCTTTCATCTGTCTATGGATTCTTATCACAAATG gtgtgtttgatgttaaaacagatgaagtgaagtcagtgtcagtgactgaGGGAGATTCTGTCTCTCTAAACACTGATGTTAAAGTACAGAGAGACGATCAGATTCTGTGGATGTTTGGACCTAAAGAGAGTCGAATAGCTGAAATCATTAAAATTGaccaaataaactttatttttgtcagtgatgatgagagattcagagggAGACTCCAgatggacaatcaaactggatctctgaccatcagaaacaTCAGATCTGAACACACTGGACTTTATAAACTGACCGTCATCATCAGTGGAGAAACCTCACTGAAGAGCTTCAGTGTAACGGTGTATG CTCCTCTTCCCTCTCCTATCATCACCAGTAACTCTTCAAACTGTTCATCATCATCTAAACGTTCATCAGTGTCtaattgttcactgctgtgttcagttgtgaatgtgagtgctgtgactctctcctggtacaaaggaaacagtttattgtccagcatcagtgtgtctgatctcagcatcagtctctctctacctctggaggtggaatatcaggagaacaacatctacagctgtgtgatcaacaatcccatcacaaaccagaccacacatctcaacatcactcaactctgtcactcATGTGCAGGTACAATAACCTATGATTAA
- the LOC113074478 gene encoding uncharacterized protein LOC113074478 encodes MSGAERAEPMMEKTCIILRKYLNKVPAAAMSEIKQEWPFLFSQKCLFSHLDLLMDVDVLQKLQEEISRRGQTILDYRATLDNPKIRDVLACYDPDSDKAACILLLLMLYFKEPKESLMLEVHPCATAVDVNTAELPGTPCLIIQGDMMKPSGWLISIEGHVVMGPHPLFLHGVAAFFSSYYVFNLEYPTAGSSTLEFIQRCFLGINPERGSKTKKRTTMNPHVSTLFLQR; translated from the exons ATGAGTGGGGCAGAGAGAGCAGAACCAATGATGGAAAAGACATGCATCATCCTGCGGAAATACCTTAACAAAGTGCCTGCTGCAGCGATGTCTGAGATCAAACAGGAATGGCCATTTCTCTTCTCTCAGAAATGCCTATTCTCACACTTAGACCTCCTGATGGACGTTGATGTCCTTCAGAAGCTACAGGAGGAAATTAGTCGAAGAGGACAGACCATCCTGGATTACCGTGCAACACTGGACAACCCCAAGATCCGTGATGTTCTGGCCTGCTATGATCCAGACTCTGACAAGGCTGCCTGCATCCTGCTGCTCCTAATGTTGTACTTCAAAGAGCCGAAAGAGAGTTTGATGCTTGAAGttcat CCATGTGCCACTGCTGTGGACGTCAATACTGCAGAACTCCCCGGAACCCCGTGCTTGATCATTCAAG GTGACATGATGAAGCCCTCTGGATGGCTTATATCCATCGAGGGACATGTCGTGATGGGCCCACACCCTTTATTTTTACATGGAGTAGCTGCTTTCTTCAGCAGCTATTACGTATTCAACCTTGAGTATCCTACCGCTGGATCTTCGACACtggagttcattcaaag GTGCTTCCTGGGCATCAATCCTGAAAGAGGCTCAAAGACCAAGAAGCGGACAACAATGAACCCTCATGTGAGCACCCTTTTTTTGCAGCGGTAG
- the LOC113074462 gene encoding SLAM family member 9-like translates to MEGDSVTLNTDVTEIQRDDHILWTFRFNSSETRIAEIYKQIISIYDNKDNTERFRDRLKIDEQTGSLTITNINKLHSGLYKLHIINGDVKHKSFSVAVYGILPVPVIIRDSSQNGSSSSVSRCSLLCSVVNVSAVTLSWYKGNSLLSSISVSDLSISLSLPLEVEYQENNIYSCVINNPITNQTTHLDITQLCQPNSGMSEANGWDQMVYSEVVLR, encoded by the exons atggagggagattctgtcacgttaaacactgatgttactgaaatacagagagaTGATCATATTCTGTGGACATTTAGATTTAACAGTTCAGAGACTCGTATTGCTGAAATCTATAAACAGATCATCTCTATATATGATAATAAAGATaatactgagagattcagagacagactaaaGATAGATGAGCAGAcaggatctctgaccatcacaaacatcaacaAATtacactctggactttataaactacacATAATCAATGGAGATGTCAAACACAAGAGCTTCAGTGTcgctgtctatg gtattCTGCCTGTTCCTGTGATTATCAGAGACTCGTCACAAAATGGTTCATCATCATCAGTGTCCAGAtgttcactgttgtgttcagttgtgaatgtgagtgctgtgactctctcctggtacaaaggaaacagtttattgtccagcatcagtgtgtctgatctcagcatcagtctctctctacctctggaggtggaatatcaggagaacaacatctacagctgtgtgatcaacaatcccatcacaaaccagaccacacatctggacattaCTCAACTCTGTCAGCCAAATTCAGGTATGTCa GAGGCTAATGGATGGGATCAGATGGTGTATTCAGAAGTTGTGTTAAGATGA